The stretch of DNA GGTCGGGACGCTGCTCCTGCTCGGCCACAACCCGGGCCTGGAGGAACTGGTCCTGGAACTGGCCGGGGACGGTCTGGACGACGCGCTGGACCGGCTCCGGACGAAGTTCCCGACCTCCGCGATCGCCATCCTGTCCTGGCACGGCCCCGGCTGGCCGTCCCTCGCCCCGGGCGCCGCCCTCCTGACGGACCTGACCGTGCCGAGGGGCGCCAAGAAACGGCGGTGAACCGCGCGCGTGCCCGGCGGCAGGTCTCCCTCCGGCCGCGCGGGGCGAACCCTCGTGCGGCACCCGCGTGGGCGCCGCATAGGCTGGACCGATGCAGGACGAGTACCGCACAGTCGCACGCGCGGGCGTGCACGAGACAGAGGTCAACCGCTCGCGCTTCCTGTGCGCTCTCGCCCCGGCGGCCACCGAGCGGGAGGCCCAGGACTTCGTCGCCGCCGTCCGCAAGGAGCACGCCGACGCCACGCACAACTGCTGGGCCTACGTCATCGGCGCCGACGCCGGGATCCAGAAGGCGAGCGACGACGGGGAGCCGGGCGGTACCGCCGGCGTCCCCATGCTCCAGATGCTGCTGCGCCGCGACATGCGGTACGTCGTCGCCGTCGTCACCCGTTACTACGGCGGTGTCAAGCTCGGCGCGGGCGGGCTCATCCGGGCCTACGGCGGAGCCGTCGGCGAGGCGCTGGACACGCTCGGGACCCGCACCCGCCGCAGGTTCCGCATCGCCACCGTGACCGTGGACCACCAGCGGGCCGGCAAGGTGCAGAACGACCTCCGGGCCACCGGGCGCGCAGTGCGGGACGTGCGCTACGGCGAGGCCGTCACCATCGAGATCGGCCTGCCGGACGCCGACGTGGACGCCTTCCGGGGAT from Streptomyces sp. 6-11-2 encodes:
- a CDS encoding YigZ family protein, translated to MQDEYRTVARAGVHETEVNRSRFLCALAPAATEREAQDFVAAVRKEHADATHNCWAYVIGADAGIQKASDDGEPGGTAGVPMLQMLLRRDMRYVVAVVTRYYGGVKLGAGGLIRAYGGAVGEALDTLGTRTRRRFRIATVTVDHQRAGKVQNDLRATGRAVRDVRYGEAVTIEIGLPDADVDAFRGWLADVTAGTAGFELGGEAYGDA